One genomic window of Meleagris gallopavo isolate NT-WF06-2002-E0010 breed Aviagen turkey brand Nicholas breeding stock chromosome 22, Turkey_5.1, whole genome shotgun sequence includes the following:
- the GMEB2 gene encoding glucocorticoid modulatory element-binding protein 2 isoform X1, producing the protein MATPDVSVHMEEVVVVTTPDTAVDGSGVEEVKTVLVTTNLSQHGSDINEDTLETENAAAAAAAAFTASTHLKEAVLVKMAEDDDSLEAEIVYPITCGDSKANLIWRKFVCPGINVKCVQFDGHLISPKEFVHLAGKSTLKDWKRAIRMNGIMLRKIMDLGELDFYQHTKVCSNTCRSTKIDLTGARVSLSSQTSTEYIPLTPASTDVNGSPATITIETCEDASDWTTSIGDDTFAFWRGLRDAGLLDDVIQEFHQELLDTMRGLQQRAQDPPLQLGDAVLLNNVVQNFRMLDLVKKVLASHKCQMDRSREQYTRDLAALEQQCDEHRKRAKELKHKSQHLNNVLMTLTPVSVPTPLKRPRLTRATSGPAAITSQVLSQPAQIAVTPAVPMSQLTSLPLGKVVSTLPSSVLGKTPSQPPAASSPASPLLGGYTVLASAGNAFPGAVEIHPDAPNVTVLSTAAATAQDSSTVVKVLSPFQLLALPGLGAAIQNVTHVGGGGAVLSVPSEGPTAEHTAAIEVTAVADEAEQK; encoded by the exons ATGGCCACGCCGGACGTCAGTGTGCACatggaggaggtggtggtggtgacgACGCCGGACACGGCAGTGGATGGCAGTGGGGTGGAGGAGGTGAAGACAGTACTGGTCACCACCAATCTGTCCCAGCATGG CAGTGACATAAATGAGGACACTCTGGAGACAGAAAACGCAGCTGCTGCGGCCGCTGCCGCCTTCACAGCATCCACACACCTGAAGGAAGCAGTGCTAG TGAAGATGGCTGAAGACGACGACAGCTTGGAGGCAGAGATCGTGTACCCCATCACCTGTGGGGACAGCAAAGCCAACCTCATCTGGAGGAAGTTCGTGTGCCCCGGGATCAATGTGAAGTGTGTGCAG TTCGACGGACACCTCATCAGCCCCAAGGAGTTTGTGCACCTGGCAGGAAAGTCCACTCTGAAGGACTGGAAACGGGCGATCCGGATGAATGGGATCATGCTCCG GAAGATCATGGACTTGGGGGAGTTGGATTTTTACCAGCACACCAAGGTCTGCTCCAACACGTGCCGGAGCACCAAGATTGACCTGACCGGTGCCAGGGTGTCCCTGAGCAGCCAGACCTCCACGGAGTACATCCCTCTCACTCCTGCTTCCACAGATG TGAACGGATCCCCAGCTACAATTACCATAGAAACATGTGAGGATGCCAGCGATTGGACCACCAGCATTGGAG aTGACACCTTTGCGTTCTGGCGAGGCCTGAGGGACGCAGGTCTCCTGGATGATGTCATCCAGGAGTTccaccaggagctgctggacACCATGCGGGGTTTGCAGCAGCGGGCACAGGACCCCCCCTTGCAGCTGGGAG ATGCTGTCCTACTCAACAATGTGGTGCAGAACTTCAGGATGCTGGACCTGGTCAAGAAAGTCCTGGCCAGCCACAAGTGCCAGATGGATCGCTCCAGAGAGCAGTACACACGGGATCTGGCAG CTCTGGAGCAGCAATGTGATGAGCACCGCAAGCGTGCCAAGGAGCTGAAGCACAAATCACAGCACCTCAACAACGTGCTGATGACTCTGACTCCCGTCTCTGTCCCCACACCTTTAAAACGCCCTCGCCTCACCCGGGCCACCTCCGGACCGGCTGCCATCACCTCCCAGGTGCTGTCCCAGCCGGCGCAGATCGCCGTCACCCCGGCCGTGCCCATGTCCCAACTCACCAGCCTGCCTCTGGGCAAAGTGGTCTCGACTCTCCCATCCTCAGTGTTGGGTAAAACCCCATCCCAACCGCCTGCCGCCAGCTCTCCAGCCTCCCCGCTGCTGGGTGGCTACACTGTACTGGCCTCTGCTGGCAACGCCTTCCCCGGTGCGGTGGAAATCCACCCGGACGCTCCCAACGTGACGGTGCTGAGCACGGCGGCAGCGACAGCTcaggacagcagcacagttGTGAAGGTGCTCAGCCCTTTCCAGCTGCTGGCGCTGCCGGGGCTCGGTGCTGCCATCCAGAACGTGACACAtgtgggtggtggtggtgcGGTGCTCAGCGTGCCCTCCGAGGGTCCCACGGCCGAGCACACCGCTGCCATCGAGGTGACGGCGGTGGCTGatgaagcagagcagaagtgA
- the GMEB2 gene encoding glucocorticoid modulatory element-binding protein 2 isoform X2, producing MAEDDDSLEAEIVYPITCGDSKANLIWRKFVCPGINVKCVQFDGHLISPKEFVHLAGKSTLKDWKRAIRMNGIMLRKIMDLGELDFYQHTKVCSNTCRSTKIDLTGARVSLSSQTSTEYIPLTPASTDVNGSPATITIETCEDASDWTTSIGDDTFAFWRGLRDAGLLDDVIQEFHQELLDTMRGLQQRAQDPPLQLGDAVLLNNVVQNFRMLDLVKKVLASHKCQMDRSREQYTRDLAALEQQCDEHRKRAKELKHKSQHLNNVLMTLTPVSVPTPLKRPRLTRATSGPAAITSQVLSQPAQIAVTPAVPMSQLTSLPLGKVVSTLPSSVLGKTPSQPPAASSPASPLLGGYTVLASAGNAFPGAVEIHPDAPNVTVLSTAAATAQDSSTVVKVLSPFQLLALPGLGAAIQNVTHVGGGGAVLSVPSEGPTAEHTAAIEVTAVADEAEQK from the exons ATGGCTGAAGACGACGACAGCTTGGAGGCAGAGATCGTGTACCCCATCACCTGTGGGGACAGCAAAGCCAACCTCATCTGGAGGAAGTTCGTGTGCCCCGGGATCAATGTGAAGTGTGTGCAG TTCGACGGACACCTCATCAGCCCCAAGGAGTTTGTGCACCTGGCAGGAAAGTCCACTCTGAAGGACTGGAAACGGGCGATCCGGATGAATGGGATCATGCTCCG GAAGATCATGGACTTGGGGGAGTTGGATTTTTACCAGCACACCAAGGTCTGCTCCAACACGTGCCGGAGCACCAAGATTGACCTGACCGGTGCCAGGGTGTCCCTGAGCAGCCAGACCTCCACGGAGTACATCCCTCTCACTCCTGCTTCCACAGATG TGAACGGATCCCCAGCTACAATTACCATAGAAACATGTGAGGATGCCAGCGATTGGACCACCAGCATTGGAG aTGACACCTTTGCGTTCTGGCGAGGCCTGAGGGACGCAGGTCTCCTGGATGATGTCATCCAGGAGTTccaccaggagctgctggacACCATGCGGGGTTTGCAGCAGCGGGCACAGGACCCCCCCTTGCAGCTGGGAG ATGCTGTCCTACTCAACAATGTGGTGCAGAACTTCAGGATGCTGGACCTGGTCAAGAAAGTCCTGGCCAGCCACAAGTGCCAGATGGATCGCTCCAGAGAGCAGTACACACGGGATCTGGCAG CTCTGGAGCAGCAATGTGATGAGCACCGCAAGCGTGCCAAGGAGCTGAAGCACAAATCACAGCACCTCAACAACGTGCTGATGACTCTGACTCCCGTCTCTGTCCCCACACCTTTAAAACGCCCTCGCCTCACCCGGGCCACCTCCGGACCGGCTGCCATCACCTCCCAGGTGCTGTCCCAGCCGGCGCAGATCGCCGTCACCCCGGCCGTGCCCATGTCCCAACTCACCAGCCTGCCTCTGGGCAAAGTGGTCTCGACTCTCCCATCCTCAGTGTTGGGTAAAACCCCATCCCAACCGCCTGCCGCCAGCTCTCCAGCCTCCCCGCTGCTGGGTGGCTACACTGTACTGGCCTCTGCTGGCAACGCCTTCCCCGGTGCGGTGGAAATCCACCCGGACGCTCCCAACGTGACGGTGCTGAGCACGGCGGCAGCGACAGCTcaggacagcagcacagttGTGAAGGTGCTCAGCCCTTTCCAGCTGCTGGCGCTGCCGGGGCTCGGTGCTGCCATCCAGAACGTGACACAtgtgggtggtggtggtgcGGTGCTCAGCGTGCCCTCCGAGGGTCCCACGGCCGAGCACACCGCTGCCATCGAGGTGACGGCGGTGGCTGatgaagcagagcagaagtgA